Proteins from one Nicotiana tabacum cultivar K326 chromosome 23, ASM71507v2, whole genome shotgun sequence genomic window:
- the LOC107825246 gene encoding uncharacterized protein LOC107825246: MGFDEMEPIFGRVNAEWSAPHKTPLKPFLFHVHGLPSDPSTLRVCATDFHSNTWDSLKSAQELEDMRDRTGIGGSWSDFVDYLIASVKSEDVKLVMDGQSKFGGAAHAKLVAQKAKGMPRIAISLSKLVDTAATEAMSNLSLELYKTFTNVHNLLKAEQKRCFELTNGLSEEKQEKNETGQYSKRQKLQKITEKTAPDSATTSSSLESPDKQAAQLPSTKVTNRVVPAHRRARVRGVLLHDTEDETQD, from the coding sequence ATGGGGTTTGATGAAATGGAGCCAATTTTTGGGAGAGTAAATGCAGAGTGGTCAGCACCTCACAAAACCCCATTGAAGCCTTTCCTCTTTCATGTTCACGGGTTGCCAAGTGATCCCTCTACTCTTCGTGTCTGTGCCACTGACTTCCATTCAAATACATGGGACTCTTTGAAATCTGCCCAGGAGCTCGAAGATATGAGGGACAGAACTGGTATAGGAGGCTCTTGGTCTGACTTTGTAGATTACCTTATAGCTTCCGTAAAGTCTGAAGATGTGAAGCTTGTTATGGATGGACAGTCAAAATTTGGAGGTGCTGCACATGCAAAATTGGTTGCTCAAAAAGCAAAGGGGATGCCAAGAATCGCTATATCACTTAGTAAACTTGTGGATACTGCAGCAACTGAGGCaatgtcaaatctttctttgGAGCTCTACAAAACATTTACAAATGTACATAATTTGCTTAAAGCTGAACAAAAACGATGCTTTGAGTTGACAAATGGTTTGTCAGAAGAAAAGCAGGAAAAGAATGAAACTGGCCAGTACTCAAAAAGACAGAAATTGCAAAAGATTACTGAGAAAACAGCCCCAGATTCTGCAACCACCAGTAGCTCACTGGAGTCTCCAGATAAGCAAGCAGCACAACTTCCTTCTACAAAGGTGACTAACCGTGTGGTACCAGCACATCGTAGGGCCAGAGTCCGAGGTGTTCTTTTGCATGATACTGAAGATGAGACACAAGATTAG